A stretch of DNA from Pirellulales bacterium:
CGACGCGGTGAGGCCCATGGCCAGTCCGCGGCGGTCGGGAAACCAGCGCAGCGCATTGCCGAAGCAGCTGCTGACGACCGCGCCGACGCCGAGGCCGCCAATCGCGGCGGCGATGTAAAGAATGGTGAGCGAGGCGGCGAACGAATTCATCCACCAGGCGATGCCGCACAGGGCGCCGCCGAAAATGACACCGACGCGCGAGCCGAAACGGTCGGCGACATAACCTTC
This window harbors:
- a CDS encoding MFS transporter; translated protein: MTTTNTTAAKQGWYRWVQLALGILCMAAVANLQYGWALFVNPIDAAHGWGKAAIQVAFTIFVLTETWLIPFEGYVADRFGSRVGVIFGGALCGIAWWMNSFAASLTILYIAAAIGGLGVGAVVSSCFGNALRWFPDRRGLAMGLTAS